The Methanofastidiosum sp. genomic sequence CGCCTCACCTGGCCCAGCTATCCCAACAACTTTTAGATTTTCAGTCTCTTTTAACGCTTTATCAAGCCTGTCAAGTGCTTCCTGTGGGCTCATTATACATGCAGAAACACCAGGCCTGTACTCACACTTATTGATACTCCTTGTGCAGTAGTTGCACTGAATATTGCACTTGGGTGCAACTGGCAAGTGTATCCTGCCCACTGTAAAATGTGATTTTTCATTAAAACAGGGGTGAGCCATTGTTATATGGGCATATTTTGACCCTACATTTCCCCATACTGGATTTTTCAAAATGACACCTTATATTTTGGAGCTATTTATTATATAAAAAGATAAACTTATTTAATATAAATATAATTACAATAAACAAAAGGAATTAATGAAATATATTTATATAGTATAAATGGCTAACAAGATTTAAAAGCTTTAAGGAAATAGTTTGATAAGAGGGTCCAGATAGATGGTTAGTATACCTTTTTTAAGAAGAATTAGAAACAAGTTCATAGCTACATACCTAATAGTGTTATTGGTACCGGTAGTGGCAATTGGTTATTACAGTATTAATTTTACCATTGATTACCTTCAAAGCGATGCATTGAAAGTGGTAGAGCAGCAGGCAGAGATTACAGCAAAAGAGATAGAAAAATCACTTGGAGTTGCAGAAAGTGACATTGATTTCTTGAGTCAATCGGCATCATTGAGAGCACTCGCTGATGCAAAGAACAGAAGGTCGGTAATTGAATATATTATTTATAGGGAGCGGCTGATAGAAGAGTTTTATAATTTTGCAAATTCTAAGAAAGCCTATTCAAGTGTGGCCTACATTGATGAAACAGGTAAAGAGGTCGTGAAGGTAGTCTATAACTGGAATCAGACTTTTATTGCAACAACTTCAGCACTCTACGACGTCTCAGATGAAGAGTATTTCTTAAAGGCGATGACCCTTTCTAGAGGGCAGCTTTATGTTTCTTCACTTGACCTGACATCGACGATAACAACTGATTCTGGAGATTTGATAGTACATTATGCAAAACCAGTTTTTGACTCAAATGGAATAAGAAGGGGCGTTGTGCTTATCAGCTTCCCTGCCCAGAGGGTTTTGAGCCCCATACTGGAACTTTCTACTAGGTCAAATCTAAACACCTTCATTTTAAACAAACAGGGGTATTATATTTCGCGAGTGGGCTCCTCAAGCCTAGCAAATCCATATTATGCTGGTGAAAGCTTTATAGATCAGTATAAGGCAGAAGGGTTTCTTAAGATTCTTTCAGGAACAAGCGGTACCATTTCAGAAGGGACCGATCAGATAATTGCATACTCTCCAGTATTCCCTTCTTCAACAGACAAGAGTAACTTCTGGATCGTAGTAGTTACATATTCAACAAGCACTCTATTTAGGCCAATATCAGTTTTTGAGAACAGCTTTATCCTTATAGTAATGTCAACAATACTCATTGCCGTATTTTTTGGGGTCATTATGGCCGACAGAATAACAAGACCTCTTAGGAAGCTTGTCTACGCATCAAGGAGACTTGCAGAGGGGGATCTAAATCCAAAGATTGATATCAATAGCGAGGATGAGGTAGGGGAGTTAGCAAAGGCCTTTGGTGACATGTCAAAGGACCTTAAAAAATCATATGAAGACCTTGAAAGGAAGGTCAAAGAGAGAACGTTAGAGCTCCAGAAAGCAAACAAAAAGCTATCTGAGACCAATATTGAGCTTGTAGAGCTAAACAAAAAGATCTCGGAGGCAAACAAACTAAAATCACAATTCTTAGCAAATATCACCCATGAACTTAGGACTCCACTTACATCAATTATCGGATTTTCTGAGGTAGTCTTAAACGAGGCAAAATTAAATGAAGAACAGGCCGATTATCTAGAAACTATTTTGAGAAATGGTGAAATCCTATTAAAACTCATAAATGACATCCTAGAGCTTTCAAGGCTTGATGCCGGAAAATCAAAGTTATACCTAACAGAGTTTAACTTACAGGATGCCATAAATAAAACTTTAAAAATTGTATCGCCTTTAACAAAGGATAAGAATATCTGGGTTTCATTAAATGTTCAGGATGTCGACACTATAGTTGCAGATGAAGATAAGATTATAGAGGTCCTACTTAATCTTTTGACAAACGCAATAAAATTCAATGTTGAAAATGGTAAGATTACAGTAAGGGTATTTAGAATAGATGACCACATAAGAGTTGAGATACAAGACACAGGGATAGGCATCAAACAGGAAGAGTTAGACGTGATATTTGATGAGTTCAGACAACTTGATAGCTCTGAAACAAAGGCTTATCGTGGTACTGGTCTTGGACTTTCTATATCAAAGCATTATGTGGAGCTACACGGTGGGCTCATCTGGGCAGAGAGTGAGCCTGGTAAGGGTTCAACTTTTATAGTTGAAATACCGATAGAAGCAGGGGAAGAGTAATGACTAGTATATTAATTGTCGATGATACAGCCGATAATGTAAAACTTATCCGGGCTA encodes the following:
- a CDS encoding HAMP domain-containing protein, translated to MVSIPFLRRIRNKFIATYLIVLLVPVVAIGYYSINFTIDYLQSDALKVVEQQAEITAKEIEKSLGVAESDIDFLSQSASLRALADAKNRRSVIEYIIYRERLIEEFYNFANSKKAYSSVAYIDETGKEVVKVVYNWNQTFIATTSALYDVSDEEYFLKAMTLSRGQLYVSSLDLTSTITTDSGDLIVHYAKPVFDSNGIRRGVVLISFPAQRVLSPILELSTRSNLNTFILNKQGYYISRVGSSSLANPYYAGESFIDQYKAEGFLKILSGTSGTISEGTDQIIAYSPVFPSSTDKSNFWIVVVTYSTSTLFRPISVFENSFILIVMSTILIAVFFGVIMADRITRPLRKLVYASRRLAEGDLNPKIDINSEDEVGELAKAFGDMSKDLKKSYEDLERKVKERTLELQKANKKLSETNIELVELNKKISEANKLKSQFLANITHELRTPLTSIIGFSEVVLNEAKLNEEQADYLETILRNGEILLKLINDILELSRLDAGKSKLYLTEFNLQDAINKTLKIVSPLTKDKNIWVSLNVQDVDTIVADEDKIIEVLLNLLTNAIKFNVENGKITVRVFRIDDHIRVEIQDTGIGIKQEELDVIFDEFRQLDSSETKAYRGTGLGLSISKHYVELHGGLIWAESEPGKGSTFIVEIPIEAGEE